A window of the Lactuca sativa cultivar Salinas chromosome 7, Lsat_Salinas_v11, whole genome shotgun sequence genome harbors these coding sequences:
- the LOC111900505 gene encoding uncharacterized protein LOC111900505, translated as MSDNWVLPSRFRDGRFQSSRGESIGSRRRGGIEAMRSKILTGDEGWREIWAASRRERGILKMNKADEGAGRIDVPTKRAFAQVKANHMTILMVIAALHPYHEQQSKPASDAMLLGFQDWNV; from the exons ATGTCTGACAATTGGGTTTTACCATCGAGGTTTCGTGATGGCAGGTTTCAATCATCAAGAGGTGAATCCATTGGTTCAAGAAGGAGAGGGGGAATAGAGGCGATGAGAAGTAAGATACTTACCGGCGATGAAGGGTGGCGAGAAATATGGGCGGCTTCTCGACGGGAAAG GGGTATTTTGAAGATGAACAAGGCTGATGAGGGTGCTGGTAGAATTGATGTGCCCACAAAGAGAGCATTCGCTCAAGTCAAGGCCAATCACATGACCATTCTCATGGTCATTGCTGCACTCCACCCATACCACGAACAACAATCAAAACCAGCGTCCGATGCAATGCTTCTGGGCTTCCAAGATTGGAACGTTTGA